The Zingiber officinale cultivar Zhangliang chromosome 9A, Zo_v1.1, whole genome shotgun sequence genome window below encodes:
- the LOC122020738 gene encoding metal tolerance protein 4-like: MAGGDNGREAEEVRTPLLVPRKNSATSMRGEFVARLPDKVRHGVDLEKPFALDVSRSKDLIEGVREYYEKQFATLRSFEEVDSLHTNTIDEDQELEEQANSEFAMKISNYANIVLLALKIYATIRSGSIAIAASTLDSLLDLMAGGILWFTHLSMKNINIYKYPIGKLRVQPVGIIIFAAVMATLGFQVFVQALTHLIENTPSEKMTSAQLIWLYSIMLTATFVKLALWLYCRTSGNKIVRAYAKDHYFDVVTNVLGLAAAILGDKYYWWIDPAGAIILAIYTITNWSGTVWENAVSLVGQSAPPEMLQKLTYLVLRHDPKINRVDTVRAYTFGVLYFVEVDIELPEDLPLKEAHAIGESLQIKIEELPEVERAFVHLDFECDHKPEHNILVKLPSSQP, from the exons ATGGCGGGCGGAGACAACGGTCGGGAAGCGGAGGAAGTCAGGACGCCGCTGTTGGTGCCGCGCAAGAACTCGGCGACCTCAATGAGGGGCGAGTTCGTGGCCAGGCTCCCCGATAAGGTGAGGCACGGCGTCGACTTGGAGAAGCCCTTCGCCCTCGACGTCTCCCGCTCCAAAGATCTCATCGAAG GGGTGAGAGAATACTACGAGAAACAATTTGCAACCTTGAGATCCTTTGAGGAAGTTGACTCCTTGCATACAAATACCATTGATGAGGATCAGGAACTTGAAGAGCAGGCAAACAGCGAATTTGCCATGAAGATCTCTAACTATGCAAACATTGTTCTCTTGGCACTAAAG ATTTATGCTACTATTCGAAGTGGATCCATAGCTATTGCTGCATCAACACTTGATTCATTACTGGATCTTATGGCTGGTGGGATCCTCTGGTTTACGCATCTGTCAATGAAGAACATTAACATATATAAGTACCCTATTGGCAAGTTGCGTGTTCAGCCAGTTGGAATCATCATCTTTGCTGCTGTCATGGCTACTCTAG GATTTCAGGTTTTTGTTCAAGCCCTTACCCACTTGATTGAAAACACGCCCTCGGAGAAGATGACCTCGGCACAATTGATATGGCTATATTCAATCATGTTGACAGCCACTTTCGTAAAGCTAGCTCTGTGGCTTTACTGCAGAACCTCTGGAAACAAGATTGTCCGCGCCTATGCTAAG GACCATTATTTTGATGTAGTCACCAACGTTCTTGGCTTGGCTGCTGCTATTCTTGGTGATAAATACTACTGGTGGATCGATCCTGCTGGAGCTATTATTCTTGCAATTTATACAATTACGAATTGGTCAGGAACTGTCTGGGAGAATGCAG TCTCACTGGTTGGGCAGTCAGCTCCACCTGAGATGCTGCAGAAATTAACTTACCTTGTACTAAGGCATGATCCTAAGATTAATCGCGTCGACACAGTCCGAGCTTATACATTTGGAGTCCTTTATTTTGTCGAG GTTGATATTGAACTTCCAGAAGATTTACCTCTGAAAGAAGCCCACGCGATTGGAGAGTCCCTGCAGATAAAGATCGAGGAGCTTCCAGAAGTTGAACGAGCATTTGTACACCTCGATTTTGAATGTGACCACAAGCCAGAGCATAACATCCTCGTCAAGCTACCTAGCAGCCAACCTTGA